ACCTCGAGGTGCTGCCCTTCGGGCTGGTGGGCTACCCCGTGCTGCAGGCGGCGGACATCCTGCTGCCGCGCGCGGACCTGGTGCCCGTCGGGCGCGACAACGCGCCCCACGTCGAGGTCACCCGCGAGATCGCCCGGCGCTTCAACTTCCTGTACGGCGACGTCTTTGCGGAGCCCGAGGCGCTGGTCAGCGAGCTGCCGGTGCTGCCGGGCATTTACGGTGAGCAGAAGATGTCCAAGTCGCTGGGCAACGCGATCCTGCTCTCCGACCCCGCGCCCGTGGTGCAGGAGCGGGTCATGCAGATGTACACGGACCCGAACCGCGTGCGCGCCGATGTGCCCGGCCGCGTGGAGGGGAACCCCGTCTTCATCTACCACGACTTCTTCAACCCGGACGGGGCGGAAGTCGAGGACCTCAAGGAGCGCTACCGGCAAGGGCGGGTGGGCGACGTCGAAGTGAAGCGGAAGCTCGCGCGTGCGCTCAACGCATTCCTCGAACCGATCCGCGAGCGGCGCGCTCAGCTCGAGCAGCAGCCACGGATCGTCGAGGAAATCCTGCTGGCCGGGAACCAGCGCATGCGCGCGCTCGGCGCCGAGACCCTGGAGCGCGTGCGCGAGGCCATGGGGCTGACGTA
This window of the Gemmatimonadota bacterium genome carries:
- the trpS gene encoding tryptophan--tRNA ligase produces the protein MTEGRKHRILTGDRPTGRLHLGHWVGSLENRVRLQSEHECYFIVADLHTLTTRPEKEALAEVPENIHEMVLDYLAAGIDPERCTIFVQSAVPQTAELNLIFEMLVSLPRLERLPTIKEMAEAAHLEVLPFGLVGYPVLQAADILLPRADLVPVGRDNAPHVEVTREIARRFNFLYGDVFAEPEALVSELPVLPGIYGEQKMSKSLGNAILLSDPAPVVQERVMQMYTDPNRVRADVPGRVEGNPVFIYHDFFNPDGAEVEDLKERYRQGRVGDVEVKRKLARALNAFLEPIRERRAQLEQQPRIVEEILLAGNQRMRALGAETLERVREAMGLT